One window of the Allosaccharopolyspora coralli genome contains the following:
- a CDS encoding metal-dependent transcriptional regulator encodes MNDLIDTTEMYLRTIYELEEEGVVPLRARIAERLEQSGPTVSQTVARMERDGLLAVAEDRHLELTGAGRARAIGVMRKHRLAERLLVDIIGLEWEHVHSEACRWEHVMSEAVERKLVTLLGSPRTSPYGNPIPGLDEIGVGEPAPPAEADLQRVDEIGRRGGGRALVCRIAEHVQLDPDLMTDLKDVGVVPGNEIDIAPVSGSGTPIEVRGAKGTTRLSPSIAHAVLVRAL; translated from the coding sequence GTGAACGATCTCATCGATACCACCGAGATGTACCTGCGCACCATCTACGAGCTCGAAGAGGAAGGCGTGGTGCCGCTGCGTGCCCGCATTGCCGAACGTCTCGAGCAGAGCGGACCCACGGTCAGTCAGACCGTCGCCCGGATGGAGCGCGACGGTCTGCTTGCTGTGGCCGAGGACCGGCACCTGGAACTGACAGGTGCCGGGCGTGCCCGGGCGATCGGGGTGATGCGCAAGCATCGGCTCGCCGAACGCCTGCTCGTCGACATCATCGGCCTCGAGTGGGAACACGTGCACAGCGAGGCGTGCCGCTGGGAGCACGTGATGAGCGAGGCGGTGGAACGCAAGCTCGTCACCCTGCTCGGGAGCCCCCGGACATCGCCGTACGGTAACCCGATCCCCGGTCTGGACGAGATCGGCGTCGGGGAACCGGCTCCGCCCGCCGAGGCGGACCTACAACGTGTCGACGAGATCGGCCGTCGTGGGGGTGGCCGTGCCCTGGTGTGTCGAATCGCGGAACACGTGCAGCTCGATCCGGACCTCATGACCGACCTCAAGGACGTCGGCGTGGTCCCCGGAAACGAGATCGACATCGCACCGGTCTCGGGCAGTGGGACACCGATCGAAGTCCGCGGCGCCAAGGGCACGACTCGGCTGTCCCCGTCGATCGCGCACGCCGTCCTGGTGCGCGCCCTGTGA
- a CDS encoding sulfurtransferase produces the protein MGPVISTDEALRLLSGGSPPVMLDVRWRLTGPSGRADHEAGHLPGAVFVDLDNELADPAGSGGRHPLPNPTALQESLRAAGVCAGRPVLVYDADNGSVAARAWWLLRWAGHEHVRVLDGGYAAWVSEQRPVSTDQPSPERGDFEVVGGHMPVVELDRVGSLAREGTLLDARAPERYRGETEPIDPRAGHVPGAVNAPFTGHIDEYGRWRSPEELADRFRALGVDESRPVAAYCGSGVTACSVLLAWEQAGLSREGDRPALFPGSWSQWSSDPGRPAATGAEPG, from the coding sequence ATGGGCCCTGTGATCAGTACCGACGAGGCGCTGCGGCTGTTGTCGGGCGGGTCGCCCCCGGTGATGCTCGACGTCCGGTGGCGGCTGACGGGGCCGTCGGGGCGCGCGGACCATGAGGCCGGGCACCTGCCGGGTGCGGTGTTCGTGGACCTCGACAACGAGCTCGCCGATCCGGCCGGGTCCGGGGGTCGGCACCCGCTGCCCAATCCCACAGCGTTACAGGAGTCCCTGCGCGCTGCCGGGGTCTGCGCCGGACGCCCGGTGCTGGTCTACGACGCGGACAACGGCTCGGTCGCAGCCCGCGCCTGGTGGTTGTTGCGCTGGGCGGGGCACGAGCACGTGCGGGTCCTCGACGGTGGGTACGCGGCATGGGTGTCCGAGCAGCGTCCTGTCAGCACCGACCAGCCGTCGCCGGAGCGCGGCGACTTCGAGGTCGTGGGCGGGCACATGCCGGTCGTCGAACTCGACCGTGTCGGGAGTCTCGCTCGCGAGGGGACGCTCCTCGACGCGCGGGCGCCGGAGCGGTACCGGGGTGAGACGGAGCCGATCGACCCGCGTGCCGGGCATGTGCCCGGAGCGGTGAATGCGCCTTTCACCGGCCACATCGATGAGTACGGGCGTTGGCGCTCCCCCGAAGAGCTGGCGGATCGCTTCCGGGCGCTCGGTGTGGACGAGTCGAGGCCGGTCGCGGCGTACTGCGGTTCGGGTGTCACAGCGTGTTCGGTGCTGTTGGCATGGGAACAGGCCGGACTGTCGCGTGAGGGCGACCGGCCTGCGTTGTTCCCTGGCTCATGGTCGCAGTGGTCGTCCGATCCGGGACGTCCGGCGGCGACCGGCGCCGAACCGGGGTGA
- a CDS encoding acetoin utilization protein AcuC — protein MGNQCAVVWSDALLGYKLGDDHPLHPIRLDLTMRLARSLGVLDDVDLIPPQIASDEDLERVHSQEYLTAVRAAPMSAWDVGHGLGTPDNPIFDEMHDAAALIAGGSLAAARAIVEGRTARAINIAGGLHHAMRDNAAGFCVYNDCSVAIAWMLEQGVERVAYVDVDVHHGDGVQAAFYDDPRVLTVSMHQHPITLWPGTGHPTELGARGAEGTAVNVPVPPGTSDAGWLRAFHAVVPSVLAEFRPQVLVTQCGADAHREDPLADLGLSVDGQRETYRALREFADTYSGGKWLALGGGGYQLFRVVPRAWTHLLATVLDRDLDPATRIPTDWMAHALGVAGNTPLPTTMTDDVDPSFTEWAGVADSPVDTAIRDCRHAVFPLHGLDPADRRD, from the coding sequence ATGGGTAACCAGTGCGCGGTGGTGTGGAGCGATGCCCTGCTCGGCTACAAGCTCGGTGACGACCATCCACTGCATCCGATTCGCCTCGACCTGACGATGCGGCTCGCACGGTCGCTCGGCGTCCTCGACGACGTCGACCTGATCCCGCCGCAGATCGCCTCCGACGAGGACCTGGAACGGGTGCACAGCCAGGAGTACCTCACGGCCGTGCGTGCGGCGCCCATGTCGGCGTGGGACGTCGGACATGGACTCGGTACACCGGACAACCCGATCTTCGACGAGATGCACGATGCGGCCGCGTTGATCGCCGGCGGATCACTGGCCGCGGCACGAGCGATCGTCGAGGGGCGCACCGCACGGGCGATCAACATCGCAGGCGGGCTGCACCACGCGATGCGGGACAACGCCGCCGGATTCTGCGTCTACAACGACTGTTCGGTCGCGATCGCGTGGATGCTGGAGCAGGGTGTCGAACGCGTCGCCTATGTGGACGTGGACGTGCATCACGGGGATGGGGTGCAAGCGGCGTTCTACGACGATCCGAGAGTGCTGACCGTGTCGATGCACCAGCATCCGATCACGCTGTGGCCGGGCACGGGCCATCCGACGGAGCTCGGTGCCCGCGGGGCCGAAGGCACCGCCGTCAACGTGCCGGTGCCGCCCGGTACCTCCGACGCGGGGTGGTTGCGGGCCTTCCACGCGGTCGTTCCTTCGGTGCTGGCGGAGTTCCGGCCGCAGGTGCTCGTCACCCAGTGCGGTGCTGACGCGCACCGGGAGGATCCGCTCGCGGATCTCGGCCTGTCGGTGGACGGCCAACGCGAGACCTACCGGGCATTGCGCGAGTTCGCCGATACCTACTCCGGTGGGAAGTGGCTGGCTCTCGGTGGTGGTGGTTATCAGTTGTTCCGTGTCGTCCCCCGCGCGTGGACACACCTGTTGGCGACCGTGCTGGATCGCGACCTCGATCCGGCCACAAGGATTCCGACGGACTGGATGGCTCACGCCCTCGGCGTGGCGGGTAACACCCCGCTGCCCACGACCATGACCGACGACGTCGACCCCTCGTTCACCGAGTGGGCGGGTGTCGCCGACTCGCCCGTGGACACGGCCATCCGCGACTGCAGGCATGCGGTGTTCCCGCTGCACGGTCTGGACCCGGCGGACCGTCGGGACTGA